A single region of the Hylaeus volcanicus isolate JK05 chromosome 5, UHH_iyHylVolc1.0_haploid, whole genome shotgun sequence genome encodes:
- the LOC128877295 gene encoding serine-rich adhesin for platelets isoform X1: METLLPSEIARLVLGYLEDQKCVKAAKVFLETSPHLQECRTVISNGRRFSTRVSGMSLVDVVEKFFVINGTVQERLSKISDCDQVKHCGDLLEQLKFLVEETRGQRFVVNINVPSQGNSQISNGSPAITSGCRKRRHSNSDRERCKRTKTGLDASQQPESPSAQVSSFDSVEATPLESLPGHIDTPDQSEYTAAVRRKKSNNQLGDNQDVQSLETNAVADKGCKEGSVKSSCPFERCNTATSTEELLTFTCAEVQTTPYDTPESESESNDEPIENLSLLTKELLNRTELQERIADNINKAILPTDTSLKDESLNDSVHCEGNTSVMIELNNAIKSIVEATETDPVFEKFLDEIIGPHTSLDEEIESARPKARCHNESPREKQLSDIISTSISSPEPPTILTGAADVPLKHRLRSSSRQQNTRIEDEQRDQEKEYSALDDQNAAAVLSIISVANTVNSESDKGTIEVPCLMETENEKKLPSFELPSNEDKCIAKSTASVNNQRCDSNDVEVSVSSNDTELKTRKSLMKRPRPARAKRESESNVDNNTPDQDTGTVPMLIMCSKEEVSSIPTKNTTISTTNSRFVPIVPKDIVVPVTIEQTSDKLARETLFLKAVNVPHKVDPAAIPENSQDVIFEETLKPRQKRKNIKVNKRKTTTVQNSMDSLAIGDSIVCPVASTANKLITGESITLYSNETNSKTLLDGSNMPTINVDDNVSLSDTGLSPYIKFSCGKGNQSHSLSDIDLTPIVQDPQFALPLEIILDDQSPSTSKTTDRNLINKRTPRSLLKSRSKNHRLSLSTPRRRSSSHVRALDFNTPTKRTNVSMSENENTNFSPKSMRLVKQTVRRTSLFKSPPFTNTAMSTHKLKRNSPKTCRPARPPVATRGPMPKLIGGWDKYNGMGVIIGDTSPQKTHVTSSVEDTTRSKSPKLAKNAWDADLRKALETTVKVGCQRKKTESKDKTVSRKDKCNLRVPKARKQGNSKISEEQKATTELKAKEDGKDTKVASLESEKRLSVGQLVNSKSDDPRKDNVLQACGETKNIPEQRTTDKLVLEASQQIATSTPIVTNSNNDNSVVEKKTVKKYAQLKTLKTNLNKSNTEKKQSSGGNVISTDISQCLEFAKVSGDISRQMSLLIPELINLEETPKKFETSCGIPPTPRLLSPSSHTTPFVKISEESSKLRCFINTPEFPTTPCIALTPKHSEETISDAKKDAFNTCSPYYKPTSEKNESSVEKLSKSEAGNGLQNLSTSPTQVKQCIPQNIISSTNTFQTCVSAKLEITQFEVIKENLPKEDAVKELKISASSRDATRFAKLKTDRVKDSLAEAICAITDKNKSLYNSDRSNDSDTSSSSSSASSSSSSSSSSSSSSSSSSSSFSSSSSSSSNKLNTGNSTEKMSHGKKCNTVSNQIYTDSSTDSARKDADKNTAVAIIAGNNCLELQVKTVDTVCANRTEEAITALNKCESSPLKVFSLTKNDEELNANATETPAKDDALLNEADISETPNSSKTGVESLTNLSSKIAAFISSEDQKLLEKYKDLFVKNSTAKKTKQNPKTVGIKRLKPNSSVGSKSDKCVKKKEEKSKVEKLSSQLEEKRQRVIAKFRENLKSNVTYGKKCAILKDRSSANSRRKYNQRNEDQASGRRKRKEKKDTEVSNNNNNNNNNNDDDDDDDDDDTDTLVKNSSSDSVGKTLKTQNKEHPVASTSVSGHNERNCNEGFAWNETSTIKTTKHADVETKSNFNKVIIIEDVANNVEINQTRKKSSDDFDPENKVSISNNTEEEISAQPEGSMHDSKEHSLDTREPENYEQINVIVSQESKSEAINNEHNYNEKNVRKVKEYPSHGGKTSNIMKSKVDQVKRDLFSDEENDHKASNNIKSLPRQENNEVIHKPRVPGTFKSSTENVDSENPKNLSRVLQSLQLIPTCKNDHTRLPEYGHEDNCGSSDLNATSTPNSVEYHFLYDDNAPTKKRRRRFSSHELEFQINIVLNDQGCEECIKVMTATDYEEIFNLPSKSRNKPVNRKSPVKNENSESSDKGFLSSLTMKNIQTKPLITSTPLEKTLAHKVKKGAVKTSAINEKNNEMQPDSRKKSKVDKAVRENDKDTYIGKISKRKLSETKESKQIEKRQYTTDPQKLLSNLDLDKFLTSVHGPA; this comes from the exons ATGGAAACGTTACTGCCATCAGAGATAGCTCGATTAGTTCTCG GGTACCTCGAAGACCAGAAATGCGTCAAAGCTGCCAAAGTATTTTTAGAGACATCGCCACATTTACAAGAATGTCGGACTGTAATTTCCAATGGGAGACGTTTTAGTACTAGAGTTAGTGGAATGTCATTGGTGGACGTTGTGGAAAAATTCTTTGTTATAAATGGAACAG ttcaAGAGCGTCTCAGCAAGATCTCAGACTGTGATCAGGTAAAACATTGCGGGGATTTGctcgaacaattaaaatttcttgtcgAAGAGACACGTGGCCAACGTTTTGTTGTTAACATCAATGTCCCTTCACAG GGAAATTCTCAAATAAGCAACGGGTCTCCAGCAATAACTAGTGGCTGTCGCAAAAGGCGTCACAGTAATAGCGATCGCGAACGATGTAAACGCACGAAAACAGGATTGGACGCGTCCCAGCAACCAGAGTCGCCTTCTGCTCAAG TTTCAAGTTTCGACAGTGTAGAAGCAACCCCCTTAGAAAGTTTACCTGGTCACATAGACACGCCCGATCAATCAGAATACACTGCCGCAGTAAGGAGGAAAAAAAGCAATAACCAACTAGGCGATAATCAAGATGTCCAGAGTCTAGAAACAAACGCCGTCGCGGATAAGGGATGCAAAGAGGGCTCTGTAAAGAGTTCCTGCCCGTTTGAAAGATGTAACACGGCCACAAGCACAGAAGAACTGCTAACTTTCACGTGCGCTGAAGTCCAGACCACCCCCTACGATACACCCGAGTCAGAATCAGAGTCCAATGACGAACCTATAGAAAATCTAAGT TTACTGACAAAAGAGTTGCTGAATCGCACAGAGCTACAAGAACGTATCGCGGATAATATTAACAAAGCAATACTTCCTACGGACACGTCGTTGAAAGATGAATCTCTGAACGACTCCGTGCACTGCGAAGGAAACACGTCTGTTATGATCGAGTTGAATAACGCTATTAAGTCGATAGTTGAAGCGACAGAGACTGATCCTGTGTTTGAAAAGTTTCTCGATGAAATCATTGGACCTCACACGAGCCTCGACGAGGAAATCGAGAGTGCCAGGCCAAAAGCTAGATGTCACAATGAATCGCCGCGAGAAAAACAATTGTCTGACATAATCTCGACCAGCATTAGCTCGCCAGAACCGCCTACGATCTTGACTGGCGCAGCAGACGTGCCGTTGAAGCACAGACTTCGCAGTTCTTCTAGACAACAGAACACCAGAATCGAAGACGAACAACGAGACCAAGAGAAAGAATACAGCGCGTTGGACGATCAAAACGCTGCTGCGGTGTTGAGTATAATAAGCGTTGCCAACACTGTCAACAGTGAATCAGATAAGGGGACAATCGAGGTTCCATGTTTGATGGAGACAGAGAATGAGAAGAAGTTACCAAGTTTCGAGCTTCCTTCGAACGAAGATAAGTGTATAGCGAAATCGACAGCGAGCGTTAATAATCAAAGATGCGATAGTAATGATGTAGAGGTGAGTGTTTCAAGCAATGATACAGAATtaaaaacgagaaaatcgTTGATGAAGCGACCACGGCCCGCGAGAGCTAAACGCGAGTCGGAGAGTAACGTGGACAATAATACGCCTGACCAAGACACGGGGACGGTGCCAATGTTGATAATGTGTTCAAAAGAAGAAGTAAGCAGTATACCAACTAAGAATACGACCATATCCACCACGAATTCTCGTTTTGTCCCTATCGTTCCCAAGGACATAGTTGTGCCAGTTACCATAGAGCAAACTAGTGACAAGTTAGCCCGAGAAACCTTGTTTTTAAAAGCTGTAAACGTTCCACATAAAGTAGACCCAGCAGCTATTCCTGAGAATTCACAGGACGTAATTTTTGAAGAGACATTGAAGCCACGTcagaaaaggaaaaacatCAAAGTAAACAAGCGAAAAACCACAACTGTTCAGAACTCAATGGATAGTTTAGCGATTGGCGACTCGATCGTCTGTCCCGTTGCATCGACTGCTAACAAGCTGATCACCGGTGAATCGATAACCCTTTACAGCAACGAAACTAACTCAAAAACGTTGCTAGATGGTTCCAACATGCCCACGATAAATGTGGATGACAACGTTAGTCTGTCAGACACTGGATTGTCTCCGTACATAAAATTCAGTTGCGGGAAAGGTAACCAAAGCCACAGTCTATCGGATATCGACCTGACGCCCATCGTGCAGGACCCACAATTTGCCCTGCCGTTGGAAATCATCCTCGACGACCAGAGTCCTTCAACCTCGAAGACCACCGATCGCAATCTCATTAACAAACGTACTCCGAGATCTCTGTTGAAAAGCAGGTCGAAGAATCATAGATTAAGTCTATCGACGCCTAGGAGGCGAAGCAGCAGCCATGTGAGGGCACTGGACTTTAACACTCCGACAAAGAGAACTAATGTGTCCATGAGTGAGAACGAGAACACGAATTTTTCGCCTAAATCCATGAGACTCGTTAAACAGACTGTGCGCAGGACTTCACTCTTCAAGTCTCCACCGTTTACTAATACTGCGATGTCTACGCATAAACTCAAAAGAAACTCCCCAAAAACATGTAGACCCGCAAGACCTCCCGTAGCAACGAGGGGCCCCATGCCAAAGCTTATCGGTGGCTGGGATAAATACAACGGTATGGGAGTCATTATTGGTGACACTTCCCCGCAGAAGACCCACGTGACTTCCTCTGTTGAAGATACAACTCGATCGAAATCACCGAAACTCGCTAAAAACGCTTGGGACGCGGACTTGAGAAAAGCTTTAGAAACCACCGTGAAGGTGGGATGTCAGAGGAAAAAGACTGAATCCAAGGATAAGACTGTGTCGAGAAAGGACAAGTGCAATTTGCGTGTACCAAAAGCGAGGAAGCAAGGAAATTCAAAGATCAGCGAAGAACAGAAAGCGACGACGGAGTTGAAAGCCAAAGAGGATGGGAAAGATACAAAAGTAGCTAGCTTAGAAAGTGAAAAAAGATTGTCGGTTGGGCAACTTGTTAATAGTAAGTCTGATGATCCTCGAAAAGACAATGTTCTGCAGGCCTGTggtgaaacgaaaaatattcctgAGCAACGGACCACTGACAAGTTAGTTTTAGAGGCGAGTCAGCAGATTGCAACATCAACACCAATAGTAACCAATAGTAACAACGATAACTCTGTAGTTGAAAAGAAGACGGTGAAGAAATATGCACAGTTGAAAACGTTGAagactaatttaaataaatctaatacTGAAAAGAAACAGAGTTCAGGGGGTAACGTAATCTCTACAGATATCTCCCAGTGTTTAGAATTCGCTAAAGTTTCTGGAGACATTTCGCGACAGATGTCTCTCTTGATACCAGAGTTGATAAATCTGGAGGAAACGCCAAAGAAGTTTGAAACTTCCTGTGGCATTCCTCCGACTCCAAGACTACTAAGCCCTAGCAGTCACACGACGCCATTCGTAAAGATTAGCGAGGAGTCCAGCAAGCTGCGTTGCTTCATCAACACGCCAGAATTTCCGACTACACCTTGCATAGCATTAACACCGAAACACTCTGAGGAAACTATCAGTGACGCGAAGAAGGATGCGTTCAACACCTGTTCTCCTTACTACAAGCCTACttcagagaaaaatgaaagttccGTCGAGAAATTATCAAAGTCCGAAGCTGGTAACGGTTTGCAAAATTTATCCACATCGCCTACGCAAGTTAAACAATGCATTCCTCAGAATATCATCAGCTCAACGAATACGTTTCAGACTTGCGTGTCTGCGAAATTGGAGATAACGCAATTCGAGGTGATCAAGGAGAATCTGCCAAAGGAGGACGCAGTGAAGGAACTGAAAATATCAGCCAGTTCTCGAGATGCAACGCGTTTCGCCAAGCTGAAGACCGATCGCGTTAAAGATAGTCTTGCAGAGGCTATATGTGCAATAACAGATAAGAATAAATCTTTGTATAACAGCGACAGGTCGAACGACAGTGATacgtcgtcttcttcttcttctgcttcttcttcttcttcttcttcttcttcttcttcttcttcttcttcttcgtcatcgtcgtccttctcctcttcctcttcttcgtcgtcCAATAAGTTGAACACAGGAAACTCAACAGAGAAGATGTCTCATGGTAAAAAGTGCAATACAGTTTCTAATCAAATATATACGGACTCGAGCACCGATTCAGCTCGAAAGGATGCAGACAAGAATACTGCAGTGGCAATAATCGCAGGGAATAATTGTTTAGAGTTACAAGTAAAGACAGTGGACACAGTATGCGCGAATCGGACAGAGGAAGCAATTACTGCTTTAAACAAGTGCGAATCATCACCGTTGAAGGTGTTCTCGTTAACAAAGAACGACGAGGAACTAAATGCCAACGCAACAGAAACTCCCGCCAAAGACGATGCTTTGTTGAACGAGGCAGACATTTCAGAGACCCCTAACAGCTCCAAAACTGGCGTCGAGAGTTTGACTAATCTCTCTTCGAAAATTGCAGCATTTATAAGCTCAGAAGATcaaaaattgttggaaaaatataaggacttgttcgtgaaaaattccaCGGCGAAGAAAACAAAGCAAAATCCAAAGACGGTGGGCATAAAACGGTTGAAACCAAATTCTTCGGTTGGCTCCAAGTCTGACAAGTGTGtcaagaagaaggaagagaagTCTAAGGTTGAAAAACTATCCTCGCAATTGGAAGAGAAGCGTCAACGTGTGATTGCCAAGTTTAGAGAAAATCTAAAGTCTAATGTAACTTATGGGAAAAAATGTGCGATTTTAAAGGATCGAAGTAGTGCTAATTCGAGGAGAAAGTATAATCAGCGGAACGAGGATCAGGCTAGCGGTAGAcggaagaggaaagaaaagaaggatACAGAGgtgtctaataataataataataataataataataatgatgatgatgatgatgatgatgatgatgatacTGACACGCTAGTAAAGAATTCATCCAGCGATAGCGTAGgtaaaactttgaaaacacAGAATAAAGAGCATCCTGTAGCTTCGACTAGTGTCAGTGGTCataacgaaagaaattgtaaCGAGGGGTTTGCATGGAACGAAACCTCGACGATAAAAACTACGAAACACGCGGATGTCGAGACTAAAAGTAACTTCAATAAAGTTATCATTATTGAAGACGTCGCGAACAACGTTGAAATCAATCAAACTCGAAAGAAGAGTTCAGACGATTTCGATCCAGAAAATAAAGTGTCCATTTCAAATAACACGGAGGAGGAAATCTCAGCACAACCTGAAGGAAGCATGCATGACTCTAAAGAACATAGTTTGGATACGAGGGAACCTGAAAACTATGAACAGATAAACGTAATTGTTTCGCAGGAAAGTAAATCTGAGGCGATAAACAACGAACATAATTACAACGAGAAAAATGTGCGCAAGGTAAAGGAGTACCCGAGTCACGGTGGTAAAACAAGCAATATAATGAAATCGAAGGTTGACCAAGTGAAACGAGACTTGTTCAGTGATGAAGAAAATGATCATAAAGCATCCAATAACATAAAGAGTCTGCCTCGTCAGGAAAATAACGAAGTAATTCATAAACCTCGAGTACCCGGTACTTTTAAATCGTCTACAGAAAATGTGGACTCGGAGAATCCCAAGAATTTATCGCGTGTCCTTCAGTCGTTGCAGTTGATCCCCACGTGCAAAAACGATCATACTAGATTGCCTGAATACGGACACGAGGATAACTGTGGATCGTCTGATCTCAACGCGACTTCTACGCCCAACTCGGTCGAGTATCATTTCCTTTACGACGACAATGCACCCACGAAGAAGAGGAGGCGAAGATTCAGTAGTCACGAGTTGGAATTTCAGATTAACATCGTTCTGAACGATCAAGGCTGCGAAGAATGCATTAAAGTAATGACTGCCACCGATTACGAAGAGATATTTAATCTTCCGTCGAAATCTAGAAATAAACCTGTGAACAGGAAGTCCCCTGTAAAGAATGAAAACAGTGAATCATCCGACAAAGGGTTTCTTAGTAGtttaacgatgaaaaatatacaaactaaGCCTTTAATCACGTCAACCCCTCTCGAGAAGACACTTGCACATAAGGTGAAGAAAGGTGCTGTTAAAACTTCCGCGATAAATGAGAAAAACAATGAGATGCAACCTGATAGTAGAAAGAAATCCAAGGTGGACAAAGCAGTTCGAGAAAACGATAAAG ATACTTATATcggaaaaatttcgaaaaggaAATTGTCGGAGACGAAAGAAAGTAAGCAG ATCGAGAAACGACAGTATACAACGGATCCGCAGAAATTACTGAGCAACTTGGATCTAGATAAGTTTTTAACGTCCGTTCACGGACCAGCGTAA